TCAAAAGAAAATGCTGCTCATCAGATGAGGAAAGAGAAATGACTTATAATCTGGAATTCAAAAGAAAAGAACGAAAATATCTCATCATCGAGCATAGTTTTGAAGAAATTAAACAAGCTCTGGAAAAATATATGCCTGTTCATATTTTTAACGGAAACAATCCGGTATCTCATATTCAAACGACATATTTCGATTCAAAAGACTTTTTATTATTCAAAGAATATATCAATCGCAGGAAATTCCGTTTTAAAATTCGGATAAGGAGATATTGCCGGGAAGAAAATTGTAATGATGATAACCTGGTAGAACTGAAGATAAAACACAATTCCGTTTCCTATAAAAAGCGTTTCCATTTACCAATCGATCTATTAGAACCATTCCTGAAAGGTGAAGATATTACCAATGAAATAAGACATAAAAATAAATTTTTATCGAGAGAACAAAAAACATATAAAATAATCA
This genomic interval from Candidatus Cloacimonadota bacterium contains the following:
- a CDS encoding VTC domain-containing protein, translating into MTYNLEFKRKERKYLIIEHSFEEIKQALEKYMPVHIFNGNNPVSHIQTTYFDSKDFLLFKEYINRRKFRFKIRIRRYCREENCNDDNLVELKIKHNSVSYKKRFHLPIDLLEPFLKGEDITNEIRHKNKFLSREQKTYKII